The Mycolicibacterium mucogenicum DSM 44124 genomic sequence GGTGTTCGAGCTCATCTCCGAGTGGCAGGAGTATCTCCAGATCGAAGCCACCCCGGTACTGGAGGACGATGAGTTCGGCGCCATCGTCGCCAAGCTCTACGGATAGCGGCGTTCCGGTCTGCCGTCCGCGATTCCGAACCGCTTCCGGTACTCACTGGGTGTGAGTCCGGTCGTCCGTTGAAAGAGTCGCCGGAACGTCGAGACATCAAGGTAGCCAACGTCCATCGCGATCTGCTCGACCGAAGTCCTGGACAGTTCGAGCGATTCGCGCGCCTTGGCGACGCGCACGGATTGCAGGTACTCGGTCAGGGTTGACCCCGTCGCTTCTTTGAAGCGGCGCTGGAACGTTCGGGGCTGCACCCCGGCGACCTGCGCGAGTTCCGCCACGGCCAGTTGCCGGCCGGCGTTCGCGTGGATGAAGGTCTGCGCCGTCAGAACCTCCTTGTCGCCGTGGCGAAGTCGCGGCGTGAACTCCTGGTACGTGCGCTGTTGCCGGCGGGGCGGATCGGCCAGGATGAACCGTGCGGTGTGCAGCATGACGCTGGGGCCCAACAGTCGGTCGACCAACGTCAGTCCGAGGTCGACCCATGCCAAAATCCCTGCGGCCGTGATGATGTCGATATCGTCGATCACCATGCGCGCGGCGTCGACGCGAATCTTCGGGAATTGTGTTGCCAGGTAGTCGGCGAAGGCCCAGTGTGTCGTTGCGTCCCGGCCGTCGAGCATCCCGGTCTCGGCGAGCACGAACACGCCGGCGCAGACAGCGCACAGAATCGTGCCGCCGGACTTGAGATCACGAATCCAGTCACCGAGGGTGTCGACGTTCGTCATGTCTTCGGGCACAACGAGACTGGGCGGCACGATGATGTGACTGAGTCGGTGCTCGGTTCCCGGATGGCTGTCGAAGGTGCAGACCATCCCGGCATCCGGCCCGGTTCCGCTCACGGTCCACGTGCTGACACGGATCGCGGCGGGCTGGTCGTCGGTATCGGTGGCATAGTCACTGGCGACCCGGAACACATCGCCGAGCCCGTAGATGGCCGACTCTTGACAGCTCGGATAGTCCACGAGACCGATCTCGCCCACGAGGCGTACCTCGGAAGCGGTGTCGCGTTTGTCGCGATCGCCTCGGAAAGTGTCGTTTGCGCCCATTGTCGCCAAGCTAGCAGCGATCTAGCGTCGACACCGGAGTTGGCACCACCGTGCCACCCGCGCACGAGCGACGTTTCCGAAGGAGAACCATGGCCGACCTGCCAGCCCCGACCACGCCGTACCTGGAGGGCCCCGCCCGCGAACTCGCCGAGAACACCGACCCGCATCCGCGCATCTACGAGCTGCCGCCCGAGCAGGGGCGCAAGATCCTGTTGGACCTGCAGAGCGATCCCACGGTCGCGCGCCCCGACGTCGACGAGGAATGGGTCGACGTCGACGCCGGCCAGTGGGGCATCGTGCGAACCCGGATCATCAAGCCCGCCGGCAGCACGGGTCCGCTGCCGGTCGTGTTCTACATCCACGGCGCCGGTTGGGTTTTCGGTGACGACAAGACGCACGATCGGCTGTTCCGGGAACTGACCGTCGGCGCGGGTGCGGCCGGTGTGTTCCCGGTCTACGACTGGGCTCCCGAACACGGCTATCCGACGCAGGTGGAGCAGAACTATGCCGTCGGGCAGTGGCTCCTCGAGCACGGCGCCGAGCACGGGCTGGACACCTCGCGCGTCGCGGTGGCGGGCGAATCGGTCGGTGGCTGCATGTCGGCGGTATTCGCCCTGATGAACAAGGAACGCGGCGGCATCGATCTGAAGGCCCAGATTCTGTTGTACCCCGTCACCGGACCCGATTTCGACACGCAGTCCTATCACCAGTTCGCCGAGCACTACTACCTGACGCGCGACGGCATGCTGTGGTTCTGGGACGCCTACACGAAGGATGAGGCGCAACGTGCGGAGCCGTACGCATCGCCGCTGCGAGCCACCCTCGATCAGCTTCGCGGTCTCCCGCCCGCGTTGGTGATCACCGCCGAAGCTGACGTGCTGCGCGATGGTGGCGAGTTGTACGCCAACAAACTTCGCGAGGCGGGCGTGACGGTCACGGCGGTCCGCATCAGCGGTACGGTGCACGACTTCATGCTGCTGGACTCGCTCCGGGACACCCCGGCCACCAACACCGCGCGCAAGCTCGCCATCGATGCGCTCAGGGACGCCCTGCACAACGGCTAGTCGGCAGGGGGCCGGCGCCGACATCGTTTGACGCCGGTCCCTGCTGGGTAGCATCCGAGATATGGCCATCAAACTCGAGAACGTCGGCATCGCCGTGCGCGATCTCGACGCGACCATCGCGTTCTTCACCGACCTCGGTCTCACGGTGGTCGGCCGTGCCACGGTCAGTGGCGAATGGACCGAAACCGCGGTGGGTCTCGACGGCAACCACGCCAACATCGCGATGCTCGAGACACCGGACGGTCACGGCCGCATCGAGCTCTTCGAGTACATCCATCCCGAGGCGAACGAGTCTGAACCCACCCGCCCCAACGATATTGGGATGCACCGCGTCGCGTTCTCGGTCGACGACATCGATGCGGCCCTCGAGATCGCCGCCCGCCACGGGTGTCACCCACTGCGTGGCGTGGCGACCTACGAGGACATCTACAAGCTGACGTACGTCCGTGGCCCCAGCGGGATCATCGTGATGCTCGCCGAGGAGCTCAAGAAGAGCTGACGGCCATCAGCCGGCTGACCGCGGCGCTCACCCGGTCGCGGTTGCCCGCGCCGTTGCGCACCACCCACGACGTCAGGTGCTCGAGCAGCTCCCGGATCTCCAGCAGCGCCTGGATGCGCTGGGTCTCATCGGTCTTACCGGTCAGCACCTCGGACCACAGGTTGTCGAGATCGAGGATGTCGCGCACCGTCGCGTACGCCATCGCCACGTCGGCCGTACTCACCGACAGCCGTTCCTGCATGCGGTAGATGGTGCCGGGCCCGACGCGGTTGATCAGCTCACCGGCGACCGAGGTCGCGACGATCTCGCGCCGCAGCGGGTGGTTCGCGATCTCTGCCCAGACGTGCTCGGCGATGCCGGCCGGGAAGTACTGCGCCAGGCGGCCGACGAACATCTCGTGATCCGGTACGTCGGAGGCCAACAGCTCCTGCGACACCAGATTCTTGGATTGTGCCAGCAGCACGGCGATTTCGGGGCGGGTGAGTCCGAGTCCGACGAGACGGCGGCGATCCAGTTCCTGCTTCGACGGCAGTCCCTCGACATCGGGGTCGACGCCGGCCACGTCCTGCAGGTTGCTGATGAGCCGGACGTGCCGCTCCAACAGCGAGCCTGCTTCAGCGGCCGCCATGCTGATCGCGAGAATCTGGTCGGCGTTGTCGGCCAGCACCCGCGCGGCGACATCGTCGGTGGCGTCGGCGAGCAGCTTATTGCGTTGTGCGGTGGCGATATTGCCGGAGTCCAGTGCGATCTTGAGGTTGACCTCGAGGTCGGAGGTGGCGACGCCGGCGGCGTTGTCGATGAAGTCGGCGTTGACACGGCCGCCGTTCAGCGCGAACGCGATACGGGCCTGCTGCGTCAGGCCGAGGTTGCCGCCCTCGCCGATCACCTTGCAGCGCAACTGCGATGCGGTGACGCGGACCCGGTCGTTCGCCTTGTCCTGTGCTTCGGCATCGGTCTCGTCGTCGGCGCGGACGTAGGTGCCGACGCCGCCGTTCCACAGCAGATCGACCGGTGCCCGCAGCACTGCGCTGATCAGCTCGTCGGGCGTGCATTCGGTGGCCTGGACGCCGAGGCTCGCCCTGGCCTGCTCCGACAGCGGGATCGACTTGGCGGTGCGCGGCCACACGCCACCGCCGGCGGAGATCAGCGCCGGGTCATAGTCCTGCCAGCTGGAGCGGGGGAGGCGGAAGAGACGCTCGCGCTCGACGTACGAGGTCTCGGGGTCCGGATTCGGGTCGAGAAAGATGTGCCGGTGGTCGAATGCCGCGACCAGTTTGATGTTGTGGGACAACAGCATTCCGTTGCCGAACACGTCACCCGACATGTCGCCGATGCCGGCGACCGTGAACGGGTCGACGTCGATGTCATGACCGGCCTCGGCGAAGTGCCGCCGCACCGACAGCCAGGCGCCGCGGGCAGTGATGCCCATGGCCTTGTGGTCGTATCCGGCCGACCCGCCCGAGGCGAAGGCGTCGCCCAGCCAGAAGTCGTACTCGGCGGCAATGGAATTGGCCAGGTCGGAGAAGGTGGCCGTGCCCTTGTCGGCGGCGACCACGAGGTAGGCGTCATCGCCGTCGGGGCACACCGTGCGGTCGGGGTGACGGACGGTGCCGTCGACGATGTTGTCGGTGACATCGAGCAGGCCGCGGATGAACGTGCGGTAACCGTCAGCGGGATCGACAGTGGCAGAACGCAGGACGAAGGCACCCTTGGCGCCGGTCGGCACGATCGGGGCGTTCTTCACGGCCTGTGTCTTCATCAGACCCAGCACCTCGGTGCGGAAGTCCTCGGCACGGTTGGACCAGCGCAGGCCGCCGCGGGCGATGGCGCCGCTGCGCAGGTGCACGCCCTCGACGGTGTCGGAGTGCACGAAGATCTCGCGATAAGGCACGACGGGTCCGGTGATCGACAGGCGTGACGAGTCGATCTTGAACGACACGTAGTCCTTGGGCTGACCATCGGCGCCTACCTGGAACCAGTTGGTGCGCAACGTCGCGGTGACGAAGGCGTGCAGCGCCCGGCGGATCCGGTCGTCGTCCAGTGAGGTGGCGGCTTCCACGAGGCCTGCGACGTCGCGATCCGCCTGCTCGATGTCGGCGTCGGTGCCCGGGTTGAACCGGGCATCGAACAGGGTCAGCAGCGCGTTCACGAAATCGGGCGCGGCCACGAGGGATTCGACGATGTAGTCCTCGGAGAACCCCAGCCCCGTCTGCCGGAGGAACCGGCACGCGGCGCGGATAAGCACCGCCCGGCGCCAATCGATGCCTGCCGCGGCGATGAGCATCGCATACCGGTCGACGTTCCAGCGGCCCGCGATGGCGGCCTCGCAGGCCTGCGCGACCAGGTCACGTGTCGCGTCGGAGAGCGAGAGGTCGCCGAACTCGTAGCAGTGCCCGGCGTCATCGGAATGGTGGTAGGAGGCGACGCGCAGGCCGAAGGACTCGAACATCGCGCAGACGTCGGCGAGCAGCGGCGGCTGTGCGGGCCACTGGATTTGGGCGTGGTTGTTCAGCCCGTCGGCGTCGAAAGACACCCGGGCAGCGGAATTCTGCATGGGGAGGACTACTCCGGTCTATTTACTTGGATGTCTGTGTGGTTGCAGGGGGGTAGAAGGAAAGGTGTTGCGGCGCAACTACTGAAGGGCGATGTACTTGGTCTCGAGGTACTCCTCGATGCCCTCGCTGCCGGCTTCCCGACCGATGCCGGATTCCTTGATGCCGCCGAACGGCGCGGCCACGTCGGAGATGACGCCGCGGTTGACGCCCACCATTCCGGCCTCGACTGCTTCGGCGACGCGCAGCGCCCGGTCAAGGCCCTGCGTGTAGACGTAGGCGGCCAGGCCGTACTCGGTGTCGTTGGCGGCATCGATGCCGGCCTGCTCGCCGTCGAATCCGATGATCGCGGCGACCGGTCCGAAGATCTCCTCGCGCAGGAGGCGGGCGTCGGTCGACACGTCGGCGAGCACGGTCGGCGGGTAGAAGAAGCCTTCGCCTTCAACGGGTTTGCCGCCAGTGGCCACCGTGGCGCCCTTGTTGACGGCGTCCTGCACCAGTTCGTCGACGGTCGCCCGCTGCTTGGCGGTGATCAGCGGACCGACCTGGCTGCCGGCCTGGTCGCCCGGGCCGGTGGCCAGTGCGGCCATGCGGGCGGCAAGCTTCTCGGTGAACTCGGCGCGCACGGCGTTGTCGACGTGAATGCGGTTGGCGGCGGTACAGGCCTCACCCATGTTGCGCATCTTGGCGGCCATCGCGCCGTCGACCGCGGCGTCCAGATCGGCGTCGTCGAACACCACGAACGGGGCGTTGCCGCCGAGTTCCATCGAGGTACGCAACACCCGATCTGCGGACTGCGCCAACAGCTTCCGGCCGACACCGGTGGAACCGGTGAAGGTCAGCTTGCGCAGGCGCGGGTCGGCCAGCAGCGGGCCGGTCAGGCCGGCGGCATCGGTGGTCGGCAGGATCGACAGCACGCCGGCGGGCAGGCCGGCGTCGGCGAAAACCTGGCCCAGCAGCAGCATGGTCAGCGGGGTTTCGGCGGCGGGCTTGACGATCATGGTGCAACCCGCCGCCAGCGCCGGGCCGATCTTGCGGGTGCCCATGGCCAGCGGGAAGTTCCACGGCGTGATCGCCAGGGTCGGCCCGACGGGCTGCTTGGTGACCAGGATGCGGCCGGTGCCGGTGGGGGACTGCGTGTAGCGGCCGTTGATCCGGACCGCTTCTTCGGCGAACCAGCGCAGGAACTCGCCGCCGTAGTTCACCTCGCCCTGGCTCTCCGCCAATGGCTTGCCCATCTCGAGGGTCATGGTCAGCGCGAAGTCGTCGCGGCGTTCCATGACCAGTTCCCAAGCGCGGCGCAGGATTTCGGCGCGTTCGCGGGCCGGGGTGGCGGCCCACGATGCCTGCGCGGCGACCGCGTCGTCGAGGGCGCGGGCACCGTCGGCGGGTGACGCGTCGGCGACCTCGATGAGCACGGCGTCCGTGGCCGGGTCGTGCACGGCGAACCGGGCTCCGGTGGACGCGGGGACCTGCAGGCCGCCGAGCCACAGCTCGGTGGGCATGGACTCCAGCAGTGTGGTGCGGTCGATCATCGGGCCGCCGCCATTTCGCGCACGATGTCGCTCAGGACGGCGATGCCCTCGTCGAGCAGTTCGTCGCTGATCACCAGCGGCGGGAGCAGGCGGATGATGTTGCCGTACGAGCCACAGGTCAGCAGGATGACGCCGCGCTTGAACGCCTCTGCCGCAATGGCTTTCGTGAGCACCGGATCGGGATCGCTGGTGCCGGGTTTGACGATCTCGATGGCCAGCATGCCGCCGCGGCCACGGACGTCGCCGATGACCCCGGTGTCGGTGAGGGCCTGCAGCTTCGGCAGGACCGACGCTTCGATGGCGCGGGCGCGGGCCGGCAGGTCCATGTCGGCCATGGCGTCGAGCGTGGCGAGTGCCGCGGCGCAGGCAACCGGGTTACCGCCGTAGGTACCGCCCAGGCCGCCGGGGTGCACGGCGTCCAGCAGGTCGGCACGGCCGGTGATGGCGGCCAGCGGCATGCCGCCGGCGATGCCCTTGGCCATGGTGATGATGTCGGGGACGATGCCCTCGTGGTCGGAGGCGAACCACGAACCGGTGCGGGCGAAGCCCGTCTGCACCTCGTCGGCGATGAACACGACGCCGTTGGCCTTGCACCAATCAACAATGGTGGCAAGGAATCCCGGCGCGGGCACGATGAAGCCGCCCTCGCCCTGGATGGGCTCGATGATGACGGCGGCGAGCGACGCGGCGCCGATCTGGGTCTCGATGCGGCTGATGGCGGCCTTGGCGGCGGCCTCACCGGTCAGGCCATCGCGGTACGGGTACGACGCAGGCATCCGGTAGATCTCGGGCGCGAACGGACCGAACTGCGTCTTGTAGGGCATGGCCTTGGCGGTCAGCGCCATCGTCATGTTGGTGCGGCCGTGGTAGGCGTGGTCGAAGGCGACGACGGCCTGCCGGCCGGTGGCCAGGCGCGCGACCTTGACGGCGTTCTCGACGGCCTCGGAGCCCGAGTTGAAGAATGCGGTGCGCTTCTCATGATCGCCGGGGGTCATGGCGTTGAGCCGCTCGGCGAGTTCCACGTAGCCCTCGTACGGGGTGATCATGAAACAGGTGTGGGTGAAGCGGGCTGCCTGCTGCGCCACCGCCGCGGCGACACCGGGATGCGATGCGCCGACGCTGGTGACGGCGATGCCCGAACCCAGGTCGATGAGCGAGTTGCCGTCGATGTCGACGATGACGCCGCCGTCGGCGTCCGCGGCGTAGACCGGAGCCGAGGAGCTGACGCCGCCGGCCACGGCGGCCTGGCGGCGCGCCGACACCTCGGCCGATCGCGGACCGGGCAGCGCGGTGACGATGTTGCGCTTCTGCGCCAGTCGATAGGTGATGTCGGTCATCGGTTGCTCCTGGTGATCGAACGGCTTGTGTACTGCTGATTCTGTGCCGTCCAGAGCCCGATGACCATGTCCATGTTGTCGATTTGGTCGACGGGGGATGCGCCATTTTGTCGTGTGTGCGGCGGTCGCTCCGAAACGACACTGTGAACACCGCCAACATCACAACGAGGGGTGAACTGTGACCGAACCAACTCGCCGCACCACAGCCCGCGGCACCCGTGCCGCGAAGGCCACGACATCGGCGAAGGCGCCGGCCAAGAGCCCCGCCAGGACCCCGACGAAGGCTGCGGCCAAGACCCCGGCGAAGACGCCGGCCAAGCGCGTGGCCGCGCAGGCCAAGGCAGTCCCCGTCGTGCCGTCGCCCGCGCCGGCGCCCGAGGTGAGCGTGGGGACGGACGCCGCGTTCGCGTCGTCGCCGGCCCCGACACCGCATCTGCGGAACTTGCGCAACATGTCCGAGGTCCGGCACTTCTTCCGCACCAACGACGTGCCCATCTACTTCGTCGGCGCCACCCCGTTCAACCTGCTGGGCCTGGACCGGTGGGTGCGCAGGTTCTCGTTCGTCACCTATTACGACGGCTGGGACGGCTCGCACCCGCACGTGTTCAGCCCCAGGCACAAGCCCTACCGCGAGTTCGAGAGCGGTGAGGAGATCAACAACTGGCTGCTGCGCAATCCCGAGGTGCGGGCGCACATGCAGCGCGGCCTGGCGCCGGGTGTCCGGCCGAAGGTGGCCATGGTGTTCTTCGACGCCGAGACCGAGGCGATCTGCGCCGAACTCGGCTACGACCTGATCCTGCCGCCGGCCGCGCTGCGCGAGCACCTGGACTCCAAGCTCGTCACGACCCGGCTGGGCAACGAGGCCGGTGCGCCGAGCGTCCCCAACGTACTGACCAACGTCGACAGCTACGAGCAGCTCACCGCGGCCGCCGAAAAGGCCGCCCTCGGCAGTGAACTCGTGATCCAGACGCCGTATGGCGACTCGGGCAAGACCACGTTCTTCATCTCGTCGGAGGCCGACTGGCGCAAGCACGCCCAGCACATCGTCGGGCAGGACATCAAGGTGATGCGCCGCATCAACAACCGGCCCGTTGCCGTCGAGGCGGTGCTGACCCGGTGCGGCACCGTCGTCGGCCCGTTCATGAGCGAGCTGACAGGCTATGCCGAGCTGACGCCGTACCGCGGCGGATGGTGCGGCAACGAGATGTACGCAGATGTCCTGACCCCCGAACGCCGCGCCGCGGCAACACAATTGGTGCGACGGCTCGGAGACCGGCTGGCGGCCGAGGGTTACCGCGGCTACTTCGAGGTCGACGTCCTCGTCGACACCGATGACGGCGAGGTGTACCTGGGTGAGCTCAATCCCCGCATCAGCGGCGCCACGTCGATCACCAATGTGACGGCCGGTGCCTACGCCGACGTCCCGCTGTTCCTGTTCCACCTGCTGGAGTACATGGACGTCGACTTCGCCCTCGATGTCGACGAGATCAACGAACGCTGGGAGCAGCTGGCGTCCGCTGACGTCTGGAGTCAGATGGTCATCAAGGAGACCAGCGACACCGTCGAGCAGTTGGTCGGCACGCCGGCGACCGGGCACTACGCCCTGGATGCCGACGGCGCGCTGGTGTTCCGGCGGGCCGCGCTCGACTGGCATCAGCTGCAGGACGAGTCCGAGGCCTTCTTCCTGCGGATCTATCCCGCCGGTGACTACCGGTGGAAGGGGGCTGATCTGGGCGTGCTGGTGACCAAAGGCCGGTTGCAGTGGGATGCCGCGCAGGGCGGCACGGCGCTGACCATCCGAGCCCGGCACCTGATCGATTCGATCCGTGCGCTGTACCGCGGCGTTCCGCTGGCGCAGTCCGCGGCGTCGCCGGCCGTCGTGGGCGGGAGTGTGAAGTCTCTATGATGAGGTCATCGCGCCGGCTCACTCGGCGTCGTGCGACAGGAGCGGGCGTGCTTGGTTCAGACCCGGGCCGCACGCCGTCCGTCATTTCACTGGCGAACTGGCAGTCCGCGCCACACTTGCACTGGTCGTTCCAGCACGTCGCTGAATTCCTGCCCACCGCAACCATTTCCCGCGGTGCGGGTCCGGTGGCGCCGCTGCCGTCGGCCCATTCCGACGTCTCGGCTACTGGGGTGATGCTGCCCGACGGCACGCCCTCGACGGTCGGGCAGGTCATGGCGGCGACCGCCACCGACGGCTGGATCGTGACGCATCGCGGCCGGGTTTTCGCCGAGCAGTACTACGGCGGCATGCAGCCCGAAACGGCGCACCTGCTGATGTCGGTGAGCAAGACCCTGATCGCCGCGGTGGCCGGTGCGCTGGCCGGTTCCGGAGCACTCAACGTCGACGCCCTGGCGTCCGATTACGTTCCGGCGCTGGCCAACTCGGGCTACTACGGCGCGACGGTCCGGCACCTGCTGGACATGCGCTCGGGCATCGCGTTCTCCGAGGATTACCTGGACCCGGCCGCCGAGGTACGGGTACTGGAGCAGGCCATCGGCTGGTCGCCGCGGACCCATCCCGACGTCCCGGCCACCATGTACGACTTCCTGCTCACGCTGCGGCAGAAGGGGCCGCACGGCGGGCCGTTCGAATACCGTTCGTGCGAAACCGATGTGCTCGGCTGGGTCTGCGAGGCCGCGGCCGGCGCCCGGATGCCGGACTTGATGTCGCAGTTGGTGTGGAGCCGGCTCGGCGCCGCCCACGATGCCAACATCGGCATCGACTCGATGGGCAGCGGCATGTTCGACGGCGGCATCAGCGCGTGCCTGAGCGACCTGGTGCGCTTCGGCTCGCTGTATCTGAACGACGGGGTGTCGCTGCTCGGCGAGCAGGTGCTGCCCGCGGCGTGGATCGCCGATACCGTTGTGGGAGGCGCAGATTCGCGTGAAGCGTTCGCCTACAGCCCCGGCGACAACCGGATGCCCGGCGGTATGTACCGCAACCAGGTCTGGTTCCCGTACCCGGGCAACGACGTGCTGCTGTGTCTGGGCATCCACGGCCAGATGATCTACGTCAACCGGCCCGCAGGTGTGGTGGCCGCCAAGCTGTCGAGCTGGCCGCTGCCGCAACACGCGCACATGCTGTTCTCCACGCTGCGCGCGTTCGACGCGGTGGCGGCCTCGCTGCTGTGAGCCCGGCGCCGAGCTACGACCGTGGCTTGCGGAAGTAGCTCGGCGCAGTGCCTTCCCAGCGCTTGAAAGCGTGGGTGAAGTTGGCTGTTTCGGCGTACCCCAGGTGCCGGGAGATCTCCTCCACGGAGAGGTCCTGCTGGAGCAGCTCGACGGCCAGGTGACGGCGGACCTCGTCGAGCAATGCGCGGTAGGACGTGCCTTCGGCGGCGAGCCGACGGCGCAGGGTGCGCTGATCGATGTGCAGTTCGTCGGCGATGGTCGGCATCGCCGGCAGCTCACCGGGGTTGTGCAGTAGCCTGCTGCGGACCTGGCCCGCCACGCCGACGCGAGACAGCCTGCGTTCGAGCAAGTCCCGGCACTGCTGTTCGATCTTGCGCGCCGTGTTGGCGTCGGCGAGCGGCGACGGCATCTCCAGCACCTCATGGGTGACGGCGAGGCGGTTGGTGCGCCGGCCGGAACGTACGTCGGACGCGGGAAGCCCCCACAGCTCGGCGAGCTTTGCGGCGCGCTCGGCGTCGAGCGTCGTCTCTGCCCACGACGGTGTGAGTGCCAGGTTCGCGCCCTGCGTCGCGGCGACGAATCCGGCCAGGTCCCGCTCGACGATGAATGACCTGACATCCGTGGGTAATTCACTGTCATCGGCGACGAGGTACCCGTACTCGTCGTCGGTCTCCACCGAGAAGCGGAGGTGGGTGGGGGAGAGTGCGAGATAAGGCAGGATCAGTTCCACGCCCTGCCGCAGATTGGGGCTCGCCAGGATCAGGAAACCGAGCAGGCCGGCCCGACCCAGGGTGGAGTGCACTCCCACCTCGATGCCGACGCCCGGGCTGTCGCCAAGCCCGGCAATGAGATTGCGGATGACGTCGAATTCCTGGTGCGCCCAGATCTCCGCGTTCTCGTCGTCCAGGTCGGCTTCGGTCAGCCCGCTGCCCGCCAGACA encodes the following:
- a CDS encoding serine hydrolase domain-containing protein; its protein translation is MLGSDPGRTPSVISLANWQSAPHLHWSFQHVAEFLPTATISRGAGPVAPLPSAHSDVSATGVMLPDGTPSTVGQVMAATATDGWIVTHRGRVFAEQYYGGMQPETAHLLMSVSKTLIAAVAGALAGSGALNVDALASDYVPALANSGYYGATVRHLLDMRSGIAFSEDYLDPAAEVRVLEQAIGWSPRTHPDVPATMYDFLLTLRQKGPHGGPFEYRSCETDVLGWVCEAAAGARMPDLMSQLVWSRLGAAHDANIGIDSMGSGMFDGGISACLSDLVRFGSLYLNDGVSLLGEQVLPAAWIADTVVGGADSREAFAYSPGDNRMPGGMYRNQVWFPYPGNDVLLCLGIHGQMIYVNRPAGVVAAKLSSWPLPQHAHMLFSTLRAFDAVAASLL
- a CDS encoding AraC family transcriptional regulator; the encoded protein is MTPVWAVPRGTEGVRIMVQGAIAHGMTAAECLAGSGLTEADLDDENAEIWAHQEFDVIRNLIAGLGDSPGVGIEVGVHSTLGRAGLLGFLILASPNLRQGVELILPYLALSPTHLRFSVETDDEYGYLVADDSELPTDVRSFIVERDLAGFVAATQGANLALTPSWAETTLDAERAAKLAELWGLPASDVRSGRRTNRLAVTHEVLEMPSPLADANTARKIEQQCRDLLERRLSRVGVAGQVRSRLLHNPGELPAMPTIADELHIDQRTLRRRLAAEGTSYRALLDEVRRHLAVELLQQDLSVEEISRHLGYAETANFTHAFKRWEGTAPSYFRKPRS